GCCATGGAAGCGCATTTGTGGAAGCACACCGGCAAGGCCGTCGTATTCGCGGACTACAACGACATGGCCGCGCGCATCGATGATGAATGCCTGGACGTTGACGCGAATTCAGTGCTCGTCCTAAAGCATGGCGGTCCCTTGGGCGGACCGGGCATGCCGGAGTGGGGCCAGCTTCCGATCCCGAAGAAACTTCTCAAACAAGGCGTGCGCGACATGGTGCGTATCTCGGATGCGCGTATGAGCGGCACAAGTTACGGTGCGTGCGTGCTTCATGTTTCGCCAGAGAGCTGGATTGGCGGCCCGCTGGCGTTGGTGAAGGACGGTGATCTGATCGAACTCGATGTTCCCGCGCGCAAGCTAGAACTCAAGGTGAGCGCTGAAGAGCTAGTGCGGCGGCGCGCGGCCTGGGTCGCGCCCAAGCCGAAATACAAACGAGGCTACGGCGCACTATTCTCCGAGCACATCACGCAGGCGGAAGACGGCTGCGACTTTAGGATTCTCGAAGGCGGCGAACCCACGCAGGATCCGGAGATTCACTAAGTTTCCTCGTGCCAAGAGAACCCGTCGCGAGCCAGCAGCGAGCTTGATGCGGCCGGGCCCCAGGTGCCCGCCGCATAGGTCTTCGGACGGTCGCCTTGTGTATCCCAGCCGTGCATGATGGGCTCGATCCAGCGCCAGGCGGCATCCAGTTCATCGCGGCGCATGAACAACGTGAGCTTGCCGCGGATGACATCCATGATGAGGCGCTCATAGGCATCCCACTGCCGCATCTCGAAGCTCTGCTCGAAATCCAGATTGAGATGGACGGGACGCACGCGCATGTCCTCACCTGGCACCTTGGCCATCAAATACAGCTTCAAACCCTGCTCGGGTTGTAGCTGAATCACCAAGCGATTGCTGTGACTTCCGCGTACGGCCGAGGGAAGAATGGCGTGCGGCACTTAGTGGAAGTTCACCACGATTTCGGCCATGCGTTCTTGCATGCGCTTGTCCGTGCGCAGATAGAAAGGCACGCTGGCCCAACGCCAGGTGGCAAGCTCCGCCTTGATGGCGACGAAGGTTTCGGTGAGACTGTCCTTGGGAATGCCCGCTTCTTCGTGGAAGCTGACCACGGGCTTGCCGTTGATGGCGCCCCCGCGGTACTGGACGCGTACGGTGCGCTCGGCGACATCCTGGGGTGTCATGGGCTTCAAGGCACGCAACACCTTGAGCTTCTCGTCGCGAACGGCATCGGCGTCGATGCTCGACGGTGGCTCCATGGCGAGAATACAGAGCAACTGCAGCAAGTGGTTTTGCACCATGTCACGCAGGGCACCGGTGCGATCGTAGAACTCCCCCCGGCCTTCCACGCCGACTTCTTCGGCGATGGTGATTTGCACATCACGGATGGAGCCACGATTCCATAAGGGCTCGAACAAGGTGTTACCGAAGCGCAGAGCGATCAAATTCTGAACCGTCTCCTTGCCCAGGTAGTGGTCGATGCGAAAAATCTGGTCTTCCGCGAAGATGGCCCCGACTTGTTCGTTTATTTTTTGCGCGGAGGCCAGATCGCGCCCCAGAGGTTTCTCCAGCACGACGCGAGTCTTGGGAGTAACCAGATTCGCATGGGCAAGGTGGGTACAAATGGTGACGAAAAGATCGGGCACGGTAGCAAGGTAGAACACTCGCACGCTGTCAGCGGAATCCTTAAGCGTATCTTTGAGCGCTTGGTAACCCTCCGCATCCGTGCCATCCACCTTCACATAGAAGATATGGGTGGCGAAGGCCTGCCAGGTCATGTCCTCGAAATCATCCGCTGGAATGAACTTCTTGCAACTTTCGAGAACTTTCTGCAGGTATTGTTCGCGCGTTAAATTCTGCCGCGCGGCGGCGATAATCCGAGCATGGGCCATGTCGCGCCCGCCACGATGCCGGTAGTACAACCCAGGCATGAGCTTACGCATGGCCAGATCGCCCGTGCCGCCGAAGAGGATCAGATCGAAAGCTTGTTCTTCCATTTGTCTTCCAGTGTTTGCTGACCGACCCCCAGTTTTGGCCGGGGTCACTGTGCATCTTCGGCGCTTCGCCATCAATCATTAGCATCCGGTGCCGATATTCCAGTGACATCCCTTAGTCTTACTAGCAGTGGAGCAGCCTTGAACCTCAATCCAGTACTCAACAGCGTAGCCGCCCACATTCGCGAGCGTAGCAAGCTTACACGCTCCGCCTATCTCAGTCGCATGAAAGCGGCCCGTGAAAAAGGGCCGCTGCGAAAAGGTTTGTCGTGCACGAACTTGGCCCATGCCTTCGCGGCCTCCAGCGACTCGGACAAGCTCATCATCAAGGAGGTTCGCAAACCCAACATCGGGATCGTGTATTCCTACAACGATATGCTATCGGCTCATCAGCCGCTGGAGCGCTTTCCCGAGATTATCAAGCGCGCCGCGCGCGAGGCCGATGCCGTGGCGCAGTTCGCCGGCGGGGTTCCGGCCATGTGCGATGGGGTCACGCAAGGCCAGCCGTGGATGGAGTTGTCTCTATTCAGCCGCGATGTCATCGCCATGTCCACGGCCATCGCGCTGTCGCACAACGTCTTCGATGCCGTGCTGTGCTTGGGCGTGTGCGACAAAATCGTTCCGGGTTTGCTCATGGGGGCGTTGCAGTTCGGACACCTGCCCGCCATCTTCGTGCCCGCCGGCCCCATGACCTCGGGTTTGAGTAACGACGAGAAATCCAAAGTCCGCCAGCTCTATGCCCAAGGCAAAGTAAGCCGCGAGGCGTACTTGGAGTAGGAGGCGAAGTCCTATCACGGCACGGGCACCTGTACCTTCTATGGCACGGCGAACAGCAATCAGATGTTGATGGAGGTCATGGGATTGCATCTTCCAGGCGCCGCTTTCGTCAATCCCAACACACCTCTTAGAGATGCGCTCACGGCGGCGGCGGCCAAACGCATAGCTTCCATCACGCATCTGGGCAAACAATACACGCCAGTCGGCGAAGTGGTGGACGAAAGAGCCATCGTCAACGCCATCGTCGGGTTGCTGGCGACCGGGGGCTCCACCAACCACACTTTGCATCTGGTCGCCATCGCGCGTGCGGCGGGTATTCAAATCAATTGGGACGATTTCTCCGATTTATCCGCCGTGGTGCCATTGCTCGCGAAGATCTATCCCAATGGGAGCGCCGATGTAAATCACTTTCACGCCGCCGGCGGAATGGGACTGCTGATCCGGGAACTCCTCGAACATGGATTGCTGCACGGCGATGTGAAGACCATCGCGGGAGACCTGTGGCGCTACACGGAGGAACCCTTTCTCGACGGCAAGCAGTTGATGTGGCGCGCCGCACCGGGACAAAGTTCGGATGCGAGCGTGCTGCGAATATTTCTCGAACCCTTTAGCGCGGACGGCGGCCTCAAGCTCCTGAAAGGCAACCTCGGTCGTGCCATCATCAAGGTGTCGGCGGTTGCCCCCGAACATCGCGTGGTAGAGGCCCCGGCACTCGTGTTCAACACGCAAGATGAGATGCTTGCCGCCTTCAAGCGCGGCGAATTGAAACGAGATTTCGTCGCCGTGGTCCGCTTTCAGGGCCCGCGTGTGAATGGCATGCCGGAGCTGCACCAACTCACCCCGTCGCTTGCGGTATTGCAAGAGGCGGGATTCAAGGTGGCATTGGTGACCGACGGACGCATGTCGGGCGCTTCCGGTAAAGTGCCTGCGGCCATTCACGTGAGTCCGGAATGCTTGTTGGGCGGGCCCTTGGCGAAAGTGCGTAGCGGCGATGTGATTCGCCTAGATGCGCAGTCCGGTGTGCTGGAGGTGAAGCTGAGCGAAATTGAATTGGCGTCTCGCCCCATGGAGATTCCGGATATGGCAGCGTACCAAAGCGGATTTGGGCGGGAATTATTCGCAACGGCGCGTGCGAATGCGTGTACGGCGGAAGAGGGCGGCAGCTTCTGCGGATGGATAGAGGACGCTCTAGGCGAGAGCATTCCCAGCGAAACGGCGAAGGTATAGAACGATGAGAATTCAGGAGATCATGAACGCCAGCCCCGTGATGCCGGTGCTGGTCATCGAAGACGTGGCCAGGGCTGTTCCCCTGGCTCGCGCTCTGGTGGAGGGAGGCATCCGCGTGTTGGAAATCACGCTGCGCACTGCGGTGGCGCTAGAGTGCGTCAGGGCCATCCTCAAGGAGGTTCCCGAGGCTATCACGGGTGTTGGAACCATTACGCAGACCAGTCAATTGCAGTCGGTCATCGAGACCGGCGCGGCCTTTGGTGTGAGTCCGGGCTTGAGCGAATCCTTGCTCAACGAGGTCAAGCGGCGCGATTTTCCCTTTCTTCCGGGGGTCATGACTCCCACGGAAGTGATGACGGCCTACGCGTTGGGTTTTCGCGCCATGAAATTATTCCCCGCGCAACAAGCCGGTGGCCTGGGCATGCTGAAAGCGCTGGCGGGCCCCTTTGCCGATATTCGCTTTTGTCCCACCGGTGGAGTGGATGCTAATAGCGCCGCCGATTTTTTGGCTTTGCCGAACGTGGGCTGCGTGGGCGGGTCGTGGATCGCCCCGAAAGGGTTAGTGGATAAAGGTGATTGGGCGGGAATCACCGCTCTGGCGCGACAGGCAGGCGCGCTTCGCGCCAAATAGAAAAAGGGGCTCTCGCGAGCCCCCAAGTGTTTTAGCCTAGGAGGAAACGCCCGTCTCGAAGGGAGGGCTAATACATATAACCGATACCAAGATTCCAGCGATCTTTGGCATTGTCGGCGCGATAGTTTTGGAAGTCCGCTTTGATGACCACCTGCGGATGAGGCCGGAAGTTCACGCCAACTGTCACGACTCGCTCGTCATTTTTCGGATTTAGGGTAAATCCAGCGGCCACCTCCTGTTGCGTGTTGTAGCGCTCATAGCGCACAAACGGCGCTACGTCCAAGTTGTCTTTTTGCCAGACGTGATAGGCCACTTCTCCCAACCAGCCGTAGAAAGCTTTCGGTGCGGCCTTGTTGGACCCCGCGTCGATATTCGCGGCCGCGTTGATGGCTGCCGTGTCATCTAGACCGCCCGCGGCATAGAGCGTTTTGAAATCGAATCCAGCGGTGGAGTATTTTGCATGCACGTCCCACAGGGTGAGTCGGGCGCCAGTTCCGGCCAGTTGGGCTTTATTGATTGCGCCATCGCCATCCTGTGCCGTGTCCCCCATGAACAAGCTGCCTCCCACCAGCAGTCCGGGGATAGCGCGCCAATTGAGCCCCGCGAAGAACCCGAGATCGTTGGCATTGGACTTGCTGCCGCTCGTTCGCATGTCGCGAAACCCGCGCGAAGCGCCGTTGCTTGCGCTGTACAGACCGGCATCGGGCGTGGTGGCGATCCCCAGGTTGTACTCGAAGCCATCCGCCACGACACCTTGCACGGCTACGCCCAACTCGCGCCAGGTGGTTGGAATAATGCGGGATTCGATCTCGTTCCGCTCCACACCATAGAACACGGGGGGTTCGTGGTATTCGTTGATGGTTCCGGAGGGAATGATCATCAGGCCTACACGGATATTGACGGGATTGGCGATCTTGAATTCAAGAAACGCCTGTTCCATTTCGAGTGCACCTTGGGAGGGAGCAGTACCGGTCTCGACGAAAGCATGCTCGACTTCCAGCTCGGAATACAACTTGATGTTGTCATTGAAGCGGTAACCTAAGAACAGCACGAAGCGCTTGAGATCCGCAATATCCTTGGCGGTGCCGTCTTGGAATTTGTTATAGGCCACCTCGCCGTATCCCCCAATGGAGACTTTGCCTTCGTCCGGGCCATTGGCTGGGTTGATCTGATGTGGCGAAACGCCGCGGTCCCTTTTCGCTTGGGCTTCCAGGGTCTCGACCCTTTTGCGCAACGCCTCCACTTGCTCTTCGGCGGTTTGCGCGCTTACCCCCGCGCCTCCCAACAGCGCACTCACCAGTGCAACACCTACGATCCGCTTCATTCTTCCTCCCCATTGAGCGCTTGCCGTGGACGACTTTGTGTGCCCTGGCAATCCCCCGCAGCACGTCCTCCTCAGGCAGGCAGTATTTAATCTAGGATATAACTGCAAGCGCAAATGATATTCGTTCTCATTTACGAATTCAACCTCTTTTTCAGCTTGATGAATACCATGATTGAGGTGGCCAAGGTACTTAGAGCAAGTGCTGGCTTACGCCTAAGTTTAGGCCAGGAGGCGATAGGTTGATGTCCCCAACAGTTCCCATCATGTTCCGAGCTTCTCAACTGGATCGATGAAGGCCTTGCCATTCCCGGCTTCGCGACGAGGTGCAATCCAGTTATTGCCATCGCCCCCGTATCAGGATGGACTATTGGCTATTTTTCCCCCAGGCGAATTCCATCTGGATTGTCTTGCCGGACGTATGCAAGCTTAAGATTTTCGAGGCTTCTCCTTTGCTTTTGCCGGGCACCCATGGCCGCTTTTGCGCGCATCCTCTGTCTTGCATTTCTGCCGCTGTTTGCGGGTTGTACATCCGTGCAGACAGACTTGGCCGTGCCCGGGAGTAAGTATTTCGACATCAAGACCGGCGCGGCAATCATCCATGTCAGAATCGACGGCGAACTCATACTGATCGCTTCAGCCATTTATCGCTGGATCAGCGACGGCACGAAAGCGGTGGAGGCTTATTTTGGCCAATTCCCCGTAACCGGCCTGCGGATTCAAGTATTTGAAGCCACTCGCACGGGAGTTCATGGGGGCACAAGCTTTGGCTATCCTTTACCCTACATACGCCTAAATGTGGGACCAGCCACCACGCCGGATCAATTCCTTCGCGATTGGACCTTGACCCACGAGCTCGTGCACCTCGCCTTTCCCGCCCTGAGCGATGAACAAGTCTGGGCGCAGGAGGGATTGGCCACCTATGTGGAGCCGCTCGCGCGGTATCAAGCAGGACAACTTGGCGCGCAGAAGGTGTGGATGGATATGGTGGATGGCCTACCTCATGGCATTCGGGAGCTGCGGCGCGCGGGACTGGATGAGAACGGATCCTGGGGATGTACGTATTGGGGAGGTGCGGCTTACTGGCTGTTCGCCGACATCGAGATTCGCAAGCGCTCGGGCAATAGGAGGGGTCTACAACATGCGCTGAAAGCGATACTGGCTTCGGGAGGACATAGCGGTGTCACATGGCCGGTCCGTAAAGCCTTGGGAACCGGCGACCGCAGTCTCGATGCGCCGGTATTGGTCGAATTGTATGAACGCATGCGAGCAGGCCCGCAACTCATCGATCTGGAACATCTCTGGCGTGAACTGGGCGTTCGCGTGGAGAACGGGAAGGTGATGTTCGACGATACGGCAGTCCTTGCTGCCATTCGCAAAGCGATTGCCGGATAGGCCTACATTGCCTGCGAATTCCCCCGGCTTGCGCGCACGCCCTGCAACATCTCGTGCACGTCGTGCGACATGACCGCCAAGAAGGCGGCGAGTCCGATATACCAGATGGCGTACTCCCACCGCTTGGCCGAGGGGACCGTGTAGTAAGCCGCGTTCTCCGGCGCATTGGGATCGAACTTGATGGCCTTCCAAACTTGCGGGGCGGCGATGAGCGCCATCAAGATCAGCAATGGGCTTGGGCGGTAGAAGAATAGTGCGATCAGCATGGGCGCTCCCACCAACCATAGCTTGGGCGAAATAGCCGCCGTAATCCGCCCGCCGTCGAAGGGCGAGAGCGGAATGAGATTAAAAAGGTTGAGAAAAAATCCCGAGTAGGCGAGGGCCAGCAACAAGTCGCTGTCATAGCTGCGTGCGAAGAAATAACACACCAGTGCACCAATGGTTCCGATCAACGGGCCCGCGAGCCCGATATAGGCTTCGGTTTCCGCGTCGTGGGGAAGGTCCTTCAGTTGAATCCACGCGCCCACGAAGGGAATGAAGGTGGGCGCGCCCACGTCGAGTCCGCGCCGGCGGGCGGCGATGTAATGGCCCATCTCGTGTACGAATATGAGAAGGACGAATCCCACCGCGTACCACCAACCGAAGATGAAGGCGTACACCACCACCGAAATGAGCATGGTGCCGCCGGTGGTGAGAATCTTCCCGAACTTAAGGCCCGAGAAGAGTAGGAGAAGTAGCTTCGTCAAGCCGTGCTATCCACGCCGCGGGAGGCCTTGCGGTTCTTGAAGTATTTCCACAGCCCCGCTGCGCCGAACAAGGCACCCACGCCGATGACCTTGGCGAACTTCGCGAGGAATACCGCGAGCATGGCGAAGAAGCCAAGTTTTTTCGCCACCACGCCGCCCACCAAGGCCGCCAAGCCGTATTCGGCGACTTTGTCGGTGGAGGAATTGAATTCCGCGTAACTCTTCCCTGGGTTGAAATTCAAGGCGGCCAACAGTTCCTTCGCAAAACGCTTCTCGGACTCTATCGCCGATGCGCCAGTCACCAGATTAAGACTGATGTAGCCCTCGCGCCCCAGCGCATAGGTGTCGTAGTTCACGGTGCGTTCGGTGCTGTCGGGCTCGCCCTTGCCTTTGGAAGCGATGGACCAAACGAGCCGGTGTTGGGCGCTATCGTAGGCCGGCGCCTGAATCCAACCGATGATCTCGGTTTCGGGAAGCCCCTTCGCCCGCCGCTCATCGTTGGCCGCCGCGGCGCCAGCGCGAATGCTTCCTAGCAACTCCTCCGCGTTCCATTCCTTGGCGTCATCGTCTTTCACGTAGCCGGCGGCGTCGTATTGCATCACGGCGAACCAATCGCCTTGATTGGCCTGGTTCCCGACCACCATCCCCAAGGGATCCTCGGTCACGCGATTGCCCATGGCCCGCAGTAACCGGCCCGCCTCCTTTCCAGGAAAGTAGGTATAGCCCTGAGGAAGCTTCAACGTGGCTTGGTCCATGAGCGGTACGTCGGCGGGCCCCTTCGTGGATTTGTGTTGGGCTTCAGCCACCGCGGCGTCGTACTCGATTTGCATGGCGTCCATGGCCGCAGGGCCACCCGCGGGCTGTTTGTCCTCGGCCGCCGCCGAATAGCCGAGGCAGGCCGCGATGAGTATCGAAATACGGATGAATAAGGTCATGCTAGCTCCCTTGGAGTTTCAAGTAGGATCATCCCACTCGCCCGTGGCTTGCGCGCGCGATAGCGCATGATCGGTCATTACCGGTCAATCTTAAGCAGGACGGGGCGCTTTATGAATGTCGTCCGTCCAATGCACCTCCTCGGGGTGCTCCACCATGGGTATGTCCAGATTTATCACCACGGGCTCTTGCCCGCTGCGGCACAGCACGCAGGAGAGCGGCTCATCGTCGCTCGCGTTGATTTCCTGGTGTGGAACGAAGGGCGGCACGTGAATAAAATCTCCCGGCCCTGCCTCGGCGGTGAATTCGAGATTATCGCCCCAGCGCATGCGCGCCTTTCCGCTCACCACGTAAATCACGCTTTCCACGGGGCCGTGGTGATGGGCACCGGTTTTGGCCTTGGGGTGGATCACCACCGTTCCCGCCCATAGCTTCTCCGCGCCACAGCGCTCATGCGTAATAGCCGCCGCCCGGTTCATTCCGGGTGTTTGCGCTGTATTGGTGTCCAGCTCGGTACTTTTCACGACGCGCACGCCGTTGAACTTCCATTTCATTCTTGCCTCCTTCTCCGCGATTTACTCCGGGAGCGCCGCTTGCAGCATCCTGGCCGCATGGACTGCCTCGCGCTTCGCTCCATCCTTGATCTGGTGCCGACAACTGGTGCCGCTGGCCACGATCCAATCCGCCGCCGCTGCCTGGCGCACCCTTGGCAGCAGCGAGGCCTCCGCCATTTTCATCGAAACATCGTAGTGTTCGGCGCGGTAACCGAAGTCCCCGGCCATCCCGCAGCAGCTCGATGGAATTTGCTCCACTTTGAGACCGGGAATCATTTTGAGCACGCGCTCCACGCCGTCCATCAAGCCAAAGGCCTTTTGATGGCAATGGCCGTGCACGTGAGCGGTCTTTCCTTCCATGGATCGCAGCGGCAGGTTAAGGCTACCCGCGCTGTGCTCGCGCGCGAGAAATTCCTCGAACAGCAGCGCGTGTTCCGGAACGTCCCCAAGCTCGGTCTTGTCCAGCATCACCGTGTATTCATCGCGCAATGTGAGCAGGCACGATGGTTCGAGGCCCACGATGGGCACGCCGCGTTGCGCGTAAGCGCGCAGGGCAGCCAGCAAGCGCTTCGCTTCCACCCGCGCCTCGTCCACCAGGCCAGCGGCGAGAAAGGTACGCCCGCAACAAAGC
This sequence is a window from Betaproteobacteria bacterium. Protein-coding genes within it:
- a CDS encoding site-2 protease family protein is translated as MTKLLLLLFSGLKFGKILTTGGTMLISVVVYAFIFGWWYAVGFVLLIFVHEMGHYIAARRRGLDVGAPTFIPFVGAWIQLKDLPHDAETEAYIGLAGPLIGTIGALVCYFFARSYDSDLLLALAYSGFFLNLFNLIPLSPFDGGRITAAISPKLWLVGAPMLIALFFYRPSPLLILMALIAAPQVWKAIKFDPNAPENAAYYTVPSAKRWEYAIWYIGLAAFLAVMSHDVHEMLQGVRASRGNSQAM
- a CDS encoding bifunctional 4-hydroxy-2-oxoglutarate aldolase/2-dehydro-3-deoxy-phosphogluconate aldolase, which gives rise to MRIQEIMNASPVMPVLVIEDVARAVPLARALVEGGIRVLEITLRTAVALECVRAILKEVPEAITGVGTITQTSQLQSVIETGAAFGVSPGLSESLLNEVKRRDFPFLPGVMTPTEVMTAYALGFRAMKLFPAQQAGGLGMLKALAGPFADIRFCPTGGVDANSAADFLALPNVGCVGGSWIAPKGLVDKGDWAGITALARQAGALRAK
- a CDS encoding DUF2167 domain-containing protein: MTLFIRISILIAACLGYSAAAEDKQPAGGPAAMDAMQIEYDAAVAEAQHKSTKGPADVPLMDQATLKLPQGYTYFPGKEAGRLLRAMGNRVTEDPLGMVVGNQANQGDWFAVMQYDAAGYVKDDDAKEWNAEELLGSIRAGAAAANDERRAKGLPETEIIGWIQAPAYDSAQHRLVWSIASKGKGEPDSTERTVNYDTYALGREGYISLNLVTGASAIESEKRFAKELLAALNFNPGKSYAEFNSSTDKVAEYGLAALVGGVVAKKLGFFAMLAVFLAKFAKVIGVGALFGAAGLWKYFKNRKASRGVDSTA
- a CDS encoding cupin domain-containing protein, encoding MKWKFNGVRVVKSTELDTNTAQTPGMNRAAAITHERCGAEKLWAGTVVIHPKAKTGAHHHGPVESVIYVVSGKARMRWGDNLEFTAEAGPGDFIHVPPFVPHQEINASDDEPLSCVLCRSGQEPVVINLDIPMVEHPEEVHWTDDIHKAPRPA